A region from the Flavobacteriales bacterium genome encodes:
- a CDS encoding methyltransferase domain-containing protein: MLCPECEALLSAEWTCPNGHAWPLVDGVRRCVNAELSRTLDPFLDAFQDHRAVRDERILEPALFPRLPEAGVEHDPALWKLRMYDLDLIKRLLSDRAPSGGLRILDVGAWNGWLSHRLSAMGHHVTATDVFIDAHDGLGAVRHYPHKFLAVQADQERLHLFEGPFDLVVAQRCAGYFVDLARSIQQLQALVAPGGVLLFTGVNVYHDPRTIRKQLAQEARHFAERYHLPYFFKPVKGFVDEDDAHLMERHGIELRSYPQLRLKNWLSRPLARKPQYQYGIWTAVRNGA; encoded by the coding sequence ATGCTGTGCCCGGAATGTGAGGCCCTGCTTTCCGCGGAATGGACCTGTCCGAACGGTCATGCTTGGCCGCTGGTGGATGGTGTGCGCCGTTGTGTGAACGCCGAACTGTCGCGCACGCTCGATCCGTTCCTGGATGCCTTTCAAGACCATCGCGCGGTGCGCGATGAACGTATCCTCGAGCCCGCACTGTTCCCCCGGCTTCCGGAAGCCGGTGTGGAACACGATCCGGCGTTGTGGAAATTGCGCATGTACGATCTCGATCTGATCAAGCGCTTGTTGTCCGACCGCGCCCCATCCGGTGGTCTGCGCATTCTGGATGTCGGCGCATGGAACGGCTGGTTGAGCCACCGCCTCTCCGCGATGGGCCACCACGTCACGGCGACGGATGTCTTCATCGACGCGCATGACGGGCTTGGGGCGGTGCGGCACTACCCGCACAAATTCCTCGCGGTGCAGGCCGATCAAGAGAGGCTGCATCTTTTCGAGGGACCCTTCGACCTGGTGGTGGCGCAACGCTGCGCCGGCTACTTCGTTGACCTGGCCCGGAGCATCCAGCAACTGCAAGCACTTGTCGCGCCCGGCGGGGTGCTGCTCTTCACCGGGGTGAACGTTTACCACGACCCGCGAACGATCCGCAAGCAACTGGCGCAGGAGGCGCGCCACTTCGCTGAACGTTATCACTTGCCCTATTTCTTCAAACCAGTGAAGGGCTTCGTGGATGAGGATGACGCACACCTGATGGAGCGACACGGGATCGAACTGCGGTCCTATCCCCAGCTCCGCTTGAAGAACTGGCTCAGCCGCCCACTGGCGCGTAAACCCCAATACCAATACGGGATATGGACCGCAGTGCGGAACGGCGCCTGA
- a CDS encoding B12-binding domain-containing radical SAM protein, with translation MSKGILLFNPRSAEHKFRIPNSILQVGASVMHEREVAFVDGNRERDPWGAIARHLSSGRFRFFGSTVMPGPQLRQAIPFTKQVREQFPDVVTVWGGYFAANQHKVALTSGFVDYVFDGMADQALPELLAAIEQGTSLDGIKNLIHIRDGAIVRNARAPIPDLDALPALPYEALDKSYPLGNYLGKTFLGLRTIAYHSSFGCPFTCGFCAVVPIYNARWKGMSAQRIHADIVRIKDQWGADAIEFHDNNFFVSEKRTVEFSKLIAPHNMRWWGEGRIDTIDKYTDDSLAVMRDAGCRMIFFGAESGDDEQLKRMDKGGTQTGAQILRFAARMRKFNIIPEYSFVLGFPANSEADVLAQIDRDIAFIKQVKDTNPDTEIIIYVYSPVPTEGSELFERVKAAGFKFPGHLEDWLDPAWEKFDLRKNPLTPWLTARAVDRIRDFETVLNGYYPTVSDIKLSGFQRSAMRAVSTLRYRTGIHRWPYELKAMQKFWKYRQPEVEGM, from the coding sequence ATGAGCAAAGGCATCCTCCTCTTCAACCCGCGCAGTGCCGAACACAAGTTCCGCATCCCGAACTCCATCCTGCAGGTAGGTGCCAGCGTGATGCACGAGCGTGAAGTGGCGTTCGTGGACGGGAACCGGGAACGCGATCCATGGGGCGCGATCGCAAGGCACCTTTCCTCCGGTCGCTTCCGGTTCTTCGGCAGCACGGTGATGCCCGGCCCGCAGCTACGCCAAGCCATCCCGTTCACCAAGCAGGTACGCGAGCAATTCCCCGATGTTGTCACGGTGTGGGGCGGCTACTTCGCCGCGAACCAGCACAAGGTGGCCCTCACGAGCGGCTTCGTGGACTATGTGTTCGATGGCATGGCCGACCAAGCGCTGCCTGAGCTGCTTGCGGCGATCGAGCAAGGCACTTCGCTCGATGGGATCAAGAACCTGATCCACATCCGCGATGGCGCCATTGTCCGCAATGCGCGTGCACCCATACCCGACCTGGATGCGCTTCCAGCCCTGCCGTACGAAGCGCTGGACAAGTCCTACCCGCTGGGCAACTACCTGGGCAAGACCTTCCTCGGCCTGCGCACCATCGCCTACCACAGCAGCTTCGGCTGCCCGTTCACCTGCGGCTTCTGTGCGGTCGTGCCCATCTACAACGCTCGGTGGAAAGGAATGAGCGCGCAACGCATCCATGCAGACATCGTCCGCATCAAAGACCAGTGGGGCGCGGACGCCATCGAGTTCCACGACAACAACTTCTTCGTGAGCGAGAAACGCACGGTGGAGTTCAGCAAGCTCATCGCTCCGCACAACATGCGCTGGTGGGGCGAAGGCCGGATCGATACCATCGACAAGTACACGGACGACAGTCTGGCGGTGATGCGCGACGCCGGTTGCCGCATGATCTTCTTCGGCGCGGAGAGCGGCGACGATGAACAACTGAAGCGCATGGACAAGGGCGGCACGCAGACCGGTGCGCAGATCCTGCGGTTCGCGGCGCGCATGCGGAAGTTCAACATCATACCGGAGTACAGCTTCGTGCTCGGCTTCCCGGCCAATAGCGAGGCCGATGTCCTCGCGCAGATCGACCGCGACATTGCTTTCATCAAGCAGGTGAAGGACACCAACCCGGACACGGAGATCATCATCTACGTGTACAGCCCGGTGCCAACGGAAGGCAGCGAGCTCTTCGAACGTGTGAAGGCAGCAGGCTTCAAGTTCCCCGGGCATTTGGAAGATTGGCTCGATCCCGCGTGGGAAAAGTTCGACCTGCGCAAGAACCCGCTCACACCGTGGCTCACTGCGCGCGCGGTGGACCGCATCCGCGACTTCGAGACCGTGCTGAACGGGTATTACCCCACCGTGAGCGACATCAAGCTGAGCGGTTTCCAACGGAGCGCCATGCGCGCCGTGAGCACCTTGCGCTACCGCACCGGCATCCATCGTTGGCCCTACGAGCTGAAGGCGATGCAGAAGTTCTGGAAGTACCGCCAGCCGGAGGTGGAAGGGATGTGA
- a CDS encoding methyltransferase: MRKLLVRLLHPLLRKWYSVHNAAPRHYRANGLDLVVLPGVFHPGFFHSTALLAEHITTLDLNGQRFLELGAGTGRVALTAARAGAVVTASDINPKAVENVRINAARNNLAVDAVQSDLFDQLPGHFDLIAINPPYYRRDPATDAERAFLAGADHQYFRRLFPVLAPRIDRGTRVMMVVSADVDLAPVAAIAKQSGLHFTEVRRKKRWGEAQVIFAVHR; this comes from the coding sequence ATGCGCAAGTTGCTTGTCCGTTTGCTGCACCCTCTTCTCCGGAAGTGGTATTCCGTGCACAATGCTGCACCACGCCACTACCGCGCGAACGGCCTCGATCTGGTGGTTCTTCCCGGTGTCTTTCACCCGGGGTTCTTCCACAGCACTGCGCTGTTGGCGGAGCACATCACCACATTGGACCTGAACGGCCAGCGCTTCCTGGAACTGGGTGCAGGCACTGGTCGGGTTGCGCTCACTGCGGCACGTGCCGGTGCGGTGGTCACGGCCAGCGACATCAACCCCAAGGCCGTTGAGAACGTACGGATCAACGCCGCGCGCAACAATCTCGCTGTGGATGCCGTGCAGAGCGATCTCTTCGACCAGCTGCCCGGCCACTTCGACCTCATTGCCATCAACCCACCCTATTACCGGCGCGATCCTGCCACAGATGCCGAACGGGCCTTCCTCGCCGGGGCTGACCATCAGTACTTCCGCCGCTTGTTCCCGGTATTGGCACCAAGGATCGATCGCGGGACCCGGGTGATGATGGTGGTGAGCGCTGACGTTGACCTTGCTCCCGTTGCCGCCATAGCCAAGCAAAGTGGGCTCCACTTCACGGAAGTCAGGCGGAAGAAACGCTGGGGTGAGGCCCAGGTCATCTTCGCCGTCCACCGGTGA
- a CDS encoding T9SS type A sorting domain-containing protein translates to MERRIVALLAFLCAAMMLRAQSVSVTNSVQAYATVQANPARITLNWSSQPSTTGFTVHRKARTATTWGNALATLAGTATNYQDNAVAVGTVYEYRVTRTASAGTGYGYVVAGIEAPVLDYMGIIVLLVDNQLAASLNLELQQLQTDLKADGWKIVRHDVSRTASVGSVRQLVINTYNADPTNVKAVYAIGHVPVPYSGNINPDGHAEHQGAWPCDGYYGELNGSWTDASVNNGGAQRVANRNTPGDGKFDQSDFPSAIELAVGRVDMYDMPAFSAGEVQLMKNYLDRAHNFKVKGWTPTTRGLVFDNLQWVANPLAGSGYKGIAPCVGPTNITDCYPYGLPYTTYINNQSYLWTYSSGGGLQATDNGVLTYNGANNIATTQDFAGGTVSGGVFNMSFGSYFGDWDNRNNFLRSYIAAGQGLSSVWAGAPNWWFHPMGLGEHIGTSVLQSMNNGAIYSPQNGGWQGNNFSRVHMGLMGDPTLRMMMTAPPTGLSVTNSGGNAAFSWSPAAGAAGYYLYKFDANGVPQRIVATMIAGNSYNSPLVPFVAGGEYMVRAVKLETTTSGSYWNLSLGSIAVASGGPPPTDCLGVVGGPALPGTACNDGNANTGNDTWSANCTCIGQPIDCMGVVGGPAVPGATCDDGLWYTGLDTYNANCVCAGILYDCTGVPGGTQLAGTPCNDNNANTINDTWNANCVCTGTPATDSDGDGVPNASDNCPNTPGQIGSACNDNNACTINDVLNASCVCAGTPAADTDGDGVCNALDNCPTVVGQIGSACNDNNACTTNDVLNAQCQCVGTPVADTDGDGLCNAIDNCPNVTGQIGSACNDNNACTTNDVLNAQCQCVGTPVADTDGDGLCNAIDNCPNVTGQIGSACNDNNACTTNDVLNAQCQCVGTPVADTDGDGLCNAIDNCPNVTGHIGSACNDNNACTTNDVLNAQCQCVGTPVADTDGDGLCNAIDNCPNVTGQIGSACNDNNACTTNDVLNAQCQCVGTPVADTDGDGLCNAIDNCPNVTGQIGSACNDNNACTTNDVLNAQCQCVGTPVADTDGDGLCNAIDNCPNVTGQIGSACNDNNACTTNDVLNAQCQCVGTPVADTDGDGLCNAIDNCPNTPGQIGDSCNDGNANTVNDVILANCTCAGTPINFDCAGVANGTAAFDQCGVCAGGTTGITPNSTCLDCLGVPNGSAQPGSACDDSNANTQNDTWSANCTCAGTPINFDCAGVANGTAAIDQCGVCAGGTTGITPNSTCLDCLGVPNGAAQPGSGCDDNNANTQNDTWSANCTCAGSPINFDCAGVANGTAAIDQCGVCAGGTTGITPNSTCLDCLGVPNGSAQPGSACDDNNANTQNDTWSANCTCAGTPINFDCAGVANGTAAIDQCGVCAGGTTGITPNSTCLDCLGVPNGSAQPGSACNDNNANTQNDTWNANCTCIGSPINFDCAGVANGTAAIDQCGVCAGGTTGITPNSTCTDCAGIVNGTAAIDQCGVCAGGTTGITPNSTCLDCLGVPNGSAQPGSACDDNNANTQNDTWNANCTCAGTPINFDCAGVANGTAAIDQCGVCAGGTTGVIPNSTCTDCSGIVNGTAAIDQCGVCAGGTTGIAPNSTCLDCLGVPNGSALPGSACNDNNANTQNDTWNANCTCTGTPINFDCAGVVNGTAAIDQCGVCAGGTTGITPNSTCLDCLGVPNGSAQPGSACDDNNANTQNDTWNANCTCTGTPINFDCAGVANGTAAIDQCGVCAGGTTGITPNSTCLDCLGVPNGSALPGSACNDNNANTQNDTWNANCTCIGSPINFDCAGVANGTAAIDQCGVCAGGTTGITPNSTCLDCLGVPNGSALPGSACNDNNANTQNDTWNANCTCAGTPINFDCAGVANGTAAIDQCGVCAGGTTGIVPNSTCLDCLGVPNGSAQPGSACDDNNANTQNDTWNANCTCAGTPINFDCAGVANGTAAIDQCGVCAGGTTGITPNSTCLDCLGVPNGSALPGSACNDNNANTQNDTWNANCTCAGTPINFDCAGVANGTAAIDQCGVCAGGTTGIVPNSTCLDCLGVPNGSAQPGSACDDNNANTQNDTWNANCTCAGTPINFDCAGVANGTAAIDQCGVCAGGTTGIVPNSTCLDCLGVPNGSAQPGSACDDNNANTQNDTWNANCTCAGTPINFDCAGVANGTAAIDQCGLCAGGTTGIVPNSTCLDCLGVPNGSAQPGSACDDNNANTQNDTWSANCTCAGTPINFDCAGVANGTAAIDQCGVCAGGTTGIVPNSTCLDCLGVPNGSAQPGSACDDNNANTQNDTWSANCTCAGTPINFDCAGVANGTAAIDQCGLCAGGTTGIVPNSTCLDCLGVPNGSAQPGSACDDNNANTANDTWDNNCQCIGQQLDCLGIPNGTNWPGTSCDDGNPNTVNDTWSNSCACLGVLQITDCLGQVNGPAMPGTACDDGNAATGNDIWGTDCICAGLLIDCMGVPGGSNMPGSLCNDNNPNTSNDSWTINCQCVGFNNLVDCSGVVGGGAFFDDCGICAGGNTGIVPNPDSDGDGLLDCADNCPTALNPDQEDFDEDGAGDGCDNCPWVSNPLQEDLNGNGIGDACETVGVGIDENESARIAAYPNPVRDQLTITGDLQDIAAIELYTLLGQRVWTSGPARTIDTDGWATGIYYLIALNADGRPLAQIRLVKQ, encoded by the coding sequence ATGGAACGAAGGATCGTTGCTCTCTTGGCTTTCCTGTGCGCTGCCATGATGCTGCGCGCGCAAAGCGTCTCTGTTACCAATAGCGTTCAGGCTTATGCCACGGTGCAGGCGAACCCTGCCCGCATCACGCTCAACTGGAGCAGCCAGCCCAGTACCACCGGTTTCACCGTCCATCGCAAGGCGCGCACGGCAACCACATGGGGCAATGCGCTGGCCACCTTGGCGGGTACGGCCACCAATTACCAGGACAATGCGGTTGCCGTAGGCACCGTGTACGAGTACCGCGTAACGCGAACGGCCAGTGCGGGCACCGGCTATGGATACGTGGTGGCGGGCATCGAAGCTCCGGTGTTGGACTACATGGGCATCATCGTGCTGTTGGTGGACAATCAATTGGCCGCCTCCCTGAACCTCGAATTGCAGCAGCTTCAGACCGACCTCAAAGCGGATGGCTGGAAAATCGTACGCCATGACGTTAGCAGGACGGCAAGCGTGGGCAGCGTTCGCCAGCTCGTGATCAACACCTACAACGCCGATCCCACGAACGTGAAAGCGGTGTACGCCATCGGTCATGTGCCGGTGCCGTACAGCGGCAACATCAACCCCGATGGGCATGCGGAACACCAAGGCGCTTGGCCCTGCGACGGCTACTACGGCGAACTGAACGGTTCATGGACGGATGCATCGGTGAACAACGGTGGCGCGCAACGCGTGGCCAACCGCAACACGCCCGGCGACGGCAAATTCGACCAGAGCGACTTCCCCAGCGCGATCGAACTGGCCGTGGGCCGCGTGGACATGTACGATATGCCGGCGTTCAGCGCGGGCGAGGTGCAGTTGATGAAGAACTATCTGGACCGTGCGCACAACTTCAAGGTGAAGGGCTGGACCCCGACCACCCGTGGTCTGGTGTTCGATAACCTGCAGTGGGTGGCCAACCCGCTTGCGGGCAGCGGTTACAAAGGCATTGCACCTTGCGTGGGGCCCACCAACATCACCGATTGCTATCCGTACGGGCTGCCTTACACAACGTACATCAATAACCAGAGCTACCTCTGGACATACAGCAGCGGTGGTGGATTGCAAGCCACCGACAATGGTGTGCTCACCTACAACGGTGCGAACAACATCGCCACCACCCAGGATTTTGCAGGTGGTACGGTGAGCGGCGGCGTGTTCAACATGTCGTTCGGCAGCTACTTCGGCGACTGGGACAACCGCAACAACTTCCTGCGATCGTACATCGCTGCGGGGCAGGGCCTTTCGAGCGTTTGGGCGGGTGCGCCCAACTGGTGGTTCCATCCCATGGGCCTTGGCGAGCACATCGGTACGAGTGTGCTGCAGAGCATGAACAATGGTGCCATCTACAGCCCGCAGAACGGCGGCTGGCAGGGCAACAACTTCAGCCGGGTGCATATGGGCCTCATGGGCGACCCTACGTTGCGCATGATGATGACCGCGCCACCGACCGGTCTGTCGGTGACCAACAGTGGTGGCAATGCGGCGTTCTCGTGGAGCCCTGCTGCCGGTGCCGCTGGTTACTACCTCTACAAGTTCGATGCGAACGGGGTGCCGCAGAGGATCGTGGCGACCATGATCGCGGGCAACAGCTACAACTCACCCTTGGTGCCTTTCGTGGCTGGCGGGGAATACATGGTGCGCGCCGTGAAGCTCGAAACGACCACCAGTGGATCGTACTGGAACCTCTCGCTGGGGTCGATCGCTGTAGCGTCGGGTGGTCCACCGCCTACCGATTGTTTGGGCGTGGTCGGCGGGCCGGCACTGCCGGGCACAGCCTGCAACGATGGCAATGCGAACACTGGCAACGATACATGGAGCGCGAACTGCACTTGCATTGGCCAGCCGATCGACTGCATGGGTGTGGTCGGGGGACCTGCGGTACCTGGTGCCACCTGCGACGATGGACTTTGGTACACCGGACTGGATACGTACAATGCTAACTGTGTTTGCGCGGGCATTCTGTATGACTGTACTGGTGTGCCCGGCGGGACCCAACTGGCAGGGACACCGTGCAACGACAACAATGCCAACACCATCAACGATACATGGAACGCGAACTGCGTGTGCACAGGAACGCCCGCAACTGACAGCGACGGTGACGGTGTGCCGAATGCAAGTGACAACTGCCCCAATACGCCTGGCCAGATCGGGAGCGCGTGCAACGACAACAATGCGTGCACCATCAATGATGTCCTGAACGCGAGCTGCGTGTGCGCGGGCACACCGGCTGCGGATACGGATGGTGATGGTGTTTGCAACGCCTTGGACAATTGCCCTACCGTCGTTGGTCAGATCGGAAGCGCTTGCAACGACAACAACGCCTGCACCACGAATGATGTCCTGAACGCGCAGTGCCAGTGCGTGGGAACGCCGGTGGCAGACACCGACGGCGACGGTCTGTGCAACGCCATCGACAACTGCCCGAACGTGACGGGTCAGATCGGAAGCGCATGCAACGACAACAACGCGTGCACGACGAACGACGTGCTGAATGCCCAGTGCCAGTGCGTGGGAACGCCGGTGGCAGACACCGACGGCGACGGCTTGTGCAACGCCATTGACAACTGCCCGAACGTGACGGGTCAGATCGGAAGCGCATGCAACGACAACAACGCCTGCACAACGAATGATGTCCTGAACGCGCAGTGCCAGTGCGTGGGAACGCCGGTGGCAGACACCGACGGCGACGGCTTGTGCAACGCCATTGACAACTGCCCGAACGTGACGGGCCATATCGGAAGCGCATGCAACGACAACAACGCCTGCACCACCAACGACGTGCTGAATGCCCAGTGCCAATGCGTCGGCACGCCGGTGGCAGACACCGACGGCGACGGTCTGTGCAACGCCATCGACAACTGTCCGAACGTGACGGGTCAGATCGGAAGCGCATGCAACGACAACAACGCCTGCACCACGAATGATGTCCTGAACGCGCAGTGCCAATGCGTCGGCACGCCGGTGGCAGACACCGACGGCGACGGTCTGTGCAACGCCATCGACAACTGCCCGAACGTGACGGGTCAGATCGGAAGTGCCTGCAACGACAACAACGCCTGCACCACCAACGACGTGCTGAATGCCCAGTGCCAATGCGTCGGCACGCCGGTGGCAGACACCGACGGCGACGGTCTGTGCAACGCCATCGACAACTGCCCGAACGTGACGGGCCAGATCGGAAGTGCTTGCAACGACAACAACGCGTGCACGACGAACGACGTGCTGAACGCCCAGTGCCAATGCGTCGGCACGCCGGTGGCGGACACCGACGGTGATGGCCTGTGCAACGCCATCGACAATTGCCCGAATACTCCAGGTCAGATAGGAGATTCGTGCAATGATGGCAACGCGAACACGGTCAACGATGTGATCCTTGCCAATTGCACCTGTGCTGGCACGCCGATCAACTTCGACTGCGCCGGTGTGGCGAACGGCACCGCTGCCTTCGACCAGTGCGGCGTATGCGCCGGTGGCACCACGGGCATCACGCCGAACTCGACTTGTCTGGACTGCTTGGGTGTGCCGAACGGCAGCGCCCAACCCGGCTCTGCATGTGATGACAGCAATGCCAACACGCAGAACGATACCTGGAGCGCCAACTGCACCTGCGCTGGCACGCCGATCAACTTCGATTGCGCTGGTGTGGCGAACGGCACGGCAGCAATTGACCAATGCGGCGTTTGCGCCGGTGGCACCACGGGCATCACGCCGAACTCGACCTGCTTGGACTGCTTGGGAGTTCCGAACGGCGCCGCTCAACCTGGTTCTGGATGTGATGACAACAATGCCAACACGCAGAACGATACCTGGAGCGCCAACTGCACCTGCGCTGGCTCGCCGATCAACTTCGACTGTGCTGGTGTAGCGAACGGCACGGCAGCCATCGACCAGTGCGGCGTTTGCGCCGGTGGCACCACGGGCATCACGCCGAACTCGACCTGTCTCGACTGTCTTGGTGTGCCGAACGGCAGCGCTCAACCCGGCTCTGCATGCGATGACAACAATGCCAACACGCAGAACGATACCTGGAGCGCCAACTGTACCTGCGCTGGCACGCCGATCAACTTCGACTGCGCTGGTGTGGCGAACGGCACGGCTGCCATCGACCAATGCGGTGTGTGTGCTGGTGGCACCACGGGCATCACGCCGAACTCGACCTGTCTCGACTGCTTGGGTGTACCGAACGGTAGTGCCCAGCCGGGCAGCGCCTGCAACGACAACAACGCGAACACCCAGAACGACACATGGAACGCGAACTGCACTTGCATCGGCTCGCCGATCAACTTCGACTGTGCTGGTGTAGCGAACGGCACGGCTGCCATCGACCAATGCGGTGTGTGTGCTGGTGGCACCACGGGCATCACGCCGAACTCGACTTGCACGGATTGTGCGGGCATTGTGAACGGTACTGCTGCCATTGATCAGTGCGGTGTTTGCGCTGGTGGCACCACGGGCATCACGCCGAACTCGACCTGTCTCGACTGCTTGGGTGTGCCGAACGGTAGTGCTCAGCCAGGTTCGGCTTGCGACGACAACAACGCCAACACTCAGAACGATACCTGGAACGCCAACTGCACCTGCGCTGGCACGCCGATCAACTTCGACTGTGCTGGTGTAGCGAACGGCACGGCAGCCATTGACCAGTGCGGCGTGTGCGCCGGTGGCACCACGGGTGTTATTCCGAATTCGACTTGCACAGACTGTTCGGGAATAGTGAACGGCACTGCCGCCATCGATCAGTGCGGTGTGTGCGCCGGTGGCACCACGGGAATTGCTCCGAACTCGACCTGTCTCGACTGCTTGGGTGTGCCGAACGGCAGCGCTCTGCCTGGCAGCGCCTGCAACGACAACAACGCCAACACGCAGAACGACACGTGGAACGCGAACTGCACTTGCACTGGCACGCCGATCAACTTCGATTGCGCGGGCGTTGTGAACGGTACGGCAGCTATCGACCAGTGCGGTGTGTGCGCCGGTGGCACCACGGGCATCACGCCGAACTCGACCTGTCTCGACTGTCTTGGTGTACCGAACGGTAGCGCTCAACCGGGTTCAGCCTGCGATGACAACAACGCGAACACCCAGAACGATACCTGGAATGCGAACTGCACCTGCACTGGTACGCCGATCAACTTCGACTGCGCTGGTGTGGCGAACGGCACGGCTGCCATCGACCAATGCGGTGTGTGTGCTGGTGGCACCACGGGCATCACGCCGAACTCGACCTGTCTCGACTGCTTGGGTGTACCGAACGGCAGCGCTCTGCCTGGCAGCGCCTGCAACGACAACAACGCGAACACCCAGAACGACACATGGAACGCGAACTGCACTTGCATCGGCTCGCCGATCAACTTCGACTGTGCTGGTGTGGCGAACGGCACGGCAGCCATCGACCAATGCGGTGTGTGTGCTGGTGGCACCACGGGCATCACGCCGAACTCGACCTGTCTCGACTGCTTGGGTGTACCGAACGGCAGCGCTCTGCCTGGCAGCGCCTGCAACGACAACAACGCGAACACCCAGAACGACACCTGGAACGCCAACTGCACCTGCGCTGGCACGCCGATCAACTTCGACTGCGCCGGTGTGGCGAACGGCACGGCAGCCATCGACCAGTGCGGCGTTTGCGCCGGTGGCACCACGGGCATCGTTCCTAACTCGACCTGCTTGGATTGCTTGGGTGTACCGAACGGCAGCGCTCAACCCGGCTCTGCATGTGATGACAACAACGCCAACACTCAGAACGATACCTGGAACGCCAACTGCACCTGCGCTGGCACGCCGATCAACTTCGACTGCGCTGGTGTAGCGAACGGTACGGCTGCCATCGACCAGTGCGGCGTGTGCGCTGGTGGCACAACGGGTATCACGCCGAACTCGACCTGTCTCGACTGCTTGGGTGTACCGAACGGCAGCGCTCTGCCTGGCAGCGCCTGCAACGACAACAACGCCAACACGCAGAACGACACGTGGAACGCGAACTGCACTTGCGCTGGCACGCCGATCAACTTCGACTGCGCTGGTGTAGCGAACGGTACGGCTGCCATCGACCAGTGCGGTGTATGTGCTGGTGGCACCACGGGCATCGTTCCGAACTCGACCTGTCTCGACTGCCTTGGCGTTCCGAACGGTAGTGCTCAGCCAGGTTCGGCTTGCGACGACAACAACGCCAACACTCAGAACGATACCTGGAACGCCAACTGCACCTGCGCTGGCACGCCGATCAACTTCGACTGCGCTGGTGTAGCGAACGGTACGGCTGCCATCGACCAGTGCGGTGTATGTGCTGGTGGCACCACGGGCATCGTTCCGAACTCGACCTGCTTGGATTGCTTGGGTGTACCGAACGGCAGCGCCCAACCCGGCTCTGCATGTGATGACAACAATGCCAACACGCAGAACGATACCTGGAACGCCAACTGCACCTGCGCTGGCACGCCGATCAACTTCGACTGCGCTGGTGTGGCGAACGGCACGGCAGCAATTGACCAATGCGGCTTGTGCGCTGGTGGCACAACGGGCATCGTACCCAACTCGACTTGTCTGGACTGCTTGGGTGTGCCGAACGGTAGTGCTCAGCCAGGTTCGGCTTGCGACGACAACAACGCCAACACTCAGAACGATACCTGGAGTGCCAACTGCACTTGCGCTGGCACGCCGATCAACTTCGACTGCGCTGGTGTGGCGAACGGCACGGCAGCAATTGACCAATGCGGTGTGTGCGCTGGTGGCACCACGGGCATCGTTCCTAACTCGACCTGCTTGGATTGCTTGGGTGTACCGAACGGCAGCGCTCAACCCGGCTCTGCATGTGATGACAACAACGCCAACACGCAGAACGATACCTGGAGTGCCAACTGCACTTGCGCTGGCACGCCGATCAACTTCGACTGCGCTGGTGTGGCGAACGGCACGGCAGCAATTGACCAATGCGGCTTGTGCGCTGGTGGCACAACGGGCATCGTACCCAACTCGACTTGTCTGGACTGCTTGGGTGTGCCGAACGGTAGCGCTCAACCTGGTTCAGCATGTGACGATAACAATGCGAACACGGCCAATGACACTTGGGACAATAACTGCCAGTGCATCGGCCAACAGCTTGATTGCCTTGGCATACCGAACGGCACGAACTGGCCAGGTACCTCCTGCGACGACGGGAACCCCAATACGGTGAACGATACCTGGAGCAACTCGTGTGCTTGTCTTGGCGTGCTGCAGATCACCGATTGCCTGGGCCAGGTGAACGGTCCCGCAATGCCCGGTACTGCTTGTGATGACGGTAACGCGGCCACCGGCAATGACATCTGGGGCACGGATTGCATCTGCGCGGGTCTGCTCATCGATTGTATGGGCGTACCAGGTGGCAGCAACATGCCCGGGTCGCTCTGCAACGACAACAACCCGAACACGAGCAACGATAGCTGGACGATCAACTGCCAGTGCGTGGGCTTCAATAACCTTGTCGATTGCTCAGGTGTGGTAGGAGGTGGGGCCTTCTTCGATGATTGCGGTATCTGCGCTGGTGGCAACACCGGTATCGTTCCGAACCCTGATAGCGACGGTGACGGTCTGCTCGATTGCGCGGACAACTGCCCAACGGCCTTGAACCCTGACCAGGAAGACTTCGACGAGGATGGCGCGGGTGATGGCTGCGACAACTGCCCATGGGTGAGCAATCCCTTGCAGGAAGACCTCAATGGTAACGGCATCGGTGATGCTTGCGAGACCGTTGGTGTCGGGATCGACGAGAACGAGAGCGCAAGGATCGCGGCGTACCCGAACCCGGTGCGGGACCAGCTCACGATCACGGGTGATCTTCAGGACATCGCTGCCATCGAACTCTACACACTGCTCGGGCAGCGCGTATGGACATCAGGTCCGGCACGCACCATCGACACGGACGGCTGGGCCACCGGCATTTACTACCTCATTGCGCTGAACGCGGACGGCAGACCGCTGGCGCAGATCAGGCTCGTGAAGCAATAG